A part of Astyanax mexicanus isolate ESR-SI-001 chromosome 2, AstMex3_surface, whole genome shotgun sequence genomic DNA contains:
- the plekha5 gene encoding pleckstrin homology domain-containing family A member 5 isoform X27, giving the protein MAADLKPDWLACLPSSWSYGVTRDGRVFFINEEAKSTTWLHPVTGEAVITGHRKTTDLPTGWEEGYTFEGARCFINHNERKVTCKHPVSGTPSQDNCIFVLNEHLSCGKLAAPVLNRPAPKAPASEKKERPTSTMSEASNYTGGSDYTTYPSSPTTSRPSRSSKKVHNFGKRSNSIKRNPNAPVVKSNWLYKQDSAGMKMWKKRWFVLCDMCLFYYRDEKEEGILGSILLPSFHISMLSVDDHISKKYAFKATHPNMRTYYFCTDTAKEMESWMKVMTDAALVHTEPVRRLEKVKVDPRSPQELNNMLNHRVLTRPEIQNNERNRESFRQEEKKQKPLEKQPSIREQERSFSSKDSQKEEKISLQRDGQKVSLQRDTERLVLQKDGDRYALQKDGERYTLQKDGEKYLLQKDGQKYTLHKNGERCSLQKDGENVLQKDGGRQKEREKTVLQKDREKPSFQQEGEKYGFQKETSSERPITKINTIKLQPVQSSTSSITSPITPTSAGSSSRQTHTPGPAGPAGGPSQYKAGQVNGEQGAEPDRTLSRSDSMQQLELWVRMQRNRAAPDDDTKSITSYQTLPRNMPSHRAQVVPRYPEGYRTLPRNLLRPDSICSVAGSLYDRALPPANADKRRSMRDDTMWQLYEWQQRQAHSRLGYGTLPSPKTMGRIAESIPSSPSHGSLSLYPSISPNRPFNPFSPINPLTPTNPLNPAPDVSSPVLRGDASIDRRHRAQLAKYSYLPDRRSSTAQNITPQSLQGKTPEELTLLLIKLRRQQAELNSVREHTLAQLMQLNLDTTNPKSEILSHHLQRNLMYMDSQMKENEPIIFMIHTMIENSAPRPQLYQQMSPEDYRENTYPYRPEELDVDTKLSRLCEQGKVVRTQEEKLQQLHREKHTLETALLSASQEIEMSAETSAAVQSVIQQRDVLQSGLLSTCRELSRVNAELDRSWREYDKLEADVTLAKRNLLEQLEALGSPQTEPPSQQHVQIQKELWRIQDVMEALGKNKPKRSTEPSFPGANPISSLQKSEESDSAPPRPPLPQVYEGGDRPSGHAPPCPGSAPPPTPRTTPHRPEDRKAAQRNGAHSGPDYRLYKSEVVSEVVCEVCEVVR; this is encoded by the exons tcACAATGAGCGGAAAGTGACGTGTAAGCACCCGGTCTCCGGCACGCCCTCGCAGGATAACTGCATCTTTGTCCTCAACGAACA CCTGAGTTGTGGGAAACTTGCGGCCCCTGTGTTGAACAG gCCGGCTCCTAAAGCTCCCGCCAGCGAGAAGAAGGAGCGACCAACGAGCACCATGAGCGAAGCCTCCAACTACACCGGCGGCTCCGACTACACCACCTATCCCAGCAGCCCCACCACCTCCAGA CCGTCAAGATCCTCGAAAAAAGTCCATAATTTTGGGAAGAGGTCCAACTCGATAAAGAGAAACCCGAACGCTCCGGTGGTGAAAAGTAACTGGCTTTACAAACAG GACAGCGCTGGGATGAAGATGTGGAAGAAGAGGTGGTTTGTGCTGTGTGACATGTGTCTCTTCTATTATAGAG ATGAGAAGGAGGAGGGGATTCTGGGAAGTATCCTGTTACCCAGCTTCCACATCTCCATGCTGTCTGTAGACGATCACATCAGCAAGAAATACGCCTTCAAG GCTACACATCCGAACATGCGCACCTATTATTTCTGCACCGATACGGCAAAAGAGATGGAGTCCTGGATGAAGGTGATGACGGACGCAGCGCTCGTCCACACGGAGCCGGTCCGGAG GTTGGAAAAGGTGAAGGTAGATCCCCGCAGTCCACAGGAGCTTAACAACATGCTGAATCACAGAGTTCTGACCCGACCCGAGATCCAGAACAACGAGAGGAACCGCGAGAGTTTCCGTCAGGAGGAGAAGAAACAGAAACCTCTGGAGAAACAGCCGAGTATCAGAGAGCAGGAGAGAAGCTTCTCCTCTAAAGACTCCCAGAAAGAGGAGAAGATCTCTCTGCAGAGAGACGGACAGAAAGTGTCTCTGcagagagacacggagagactgGTGCTGCAGAAAGACGGGGACAGGTACGCTCTGCAGAAGGACGGAGAACGCTACACCCtccagaaagatggagagaaataCCTGCTGCAGAAAGACGGACAGAAATACACTCTTCATAAAAACGGAGAGAGGTGTTCTCTTCAAAAGGATGGAGAGAACGTTCTGCAGAAAGACGGAGGGAGACAGAAAGAACGAGAGAAGACGGTTCTGCAGAAAGATCGAGAGAAACCCAGTTTTCAGCAGGAAGGAGAGAAATACGGTTTTCAGAAAGAGACGAGTTCAGAGAGACCGATCACCAAAATCAACACCATCAAACTGCAGCCGGTTCagtcctccacctcctccatcaCCTCCCCCATCACCCCCACCTCCGCCGGGTCCTCCTCCCGCCAGACCCACACCCCCGGACCCGCGGGACCAGCAGGAGGTCCCTCTCAGTATAAAGCAGGACAGGTAAACGGGGAGCAGGGCGCTGAGCCTGACAGGACCCTCAGCAGGAGCGACTCCATGCAGCAGCTGGAGCTGTGGGTCCGAATGCAGCGCAACCGAGCCGCACCCGACGACGACACCAAGAG CATCACTTCTTATCAGACGCTGCCGAGGAACATGCCCAGTCACCGGGCGCAGGTGGTGCCGCGCTACCCTGAGGGATACCGGACGCTCCCGCGGAACCTGCTGCGTCCGGACAGTATCTGCAGCGTGGCGGGGTCTCTGTACGACCGGGCGCTGCCACCCGCCAACGCCGACAAGCGCCGCTCCATGCGGGACGACACCATGTGGCAGCTGTACGAGTGGCAGCAGCGGCAGGCGCACAGCCGGCTGGGATACGGGACGCTGCCCAGCCCCAAGACCATGGGGCGCATCGCCGAGTCCATCCCGTCCTCGCCGTCCCACGGCTCCCTGTCCCTGTACCCCTCCATCTCCCCCAACCGCCCCTTTAACCCCTTCAGCCCCATAAACCCCCTAACCCCCACCAACCCCTTAAACCCCGCCCCCGACGTCTCCTCACCCGTCCTCCGCGGAGACGCCAGCATCGACCGCCGCCACAGAGCCCAGCTCGCCAAG TACTCTTACCTGCCTGACCGCAGATCCTCAACAGCTCAGAACATCACACCTCAGTCCCTGCAGGGTAAAACG CCGGAGGAGCTGACCCTGCTGCTGATTAAACTGCGCCGGCAGCAGGCTGAGCTCAACAGCGTCCGAGAGCACACTCTCGCGCAGCTAATGCAGCTTAACCTCGACACCACCAACCCAAAG AGTGAGATTCTCTCCCACCACCTGCAGAGGAATCTCATGTATATGGACAGCCAG ATGAAGGAGAATGAGCCGATAATCTTCATGATTCACACTATGATTGAGAACTCTGCTCCAAGGCCTCAACTATACCAGCAA ATGAGTCCTGAAGATTACAGAGAAAACACTTACCCATACAGACCTGAGGAGCTGGATGTGGAC ACTAAACTGAGTCGACTGTGTGAACAGGGTAAAGTGGTCCGAACCCAAGAGGAGAAACTCCAGCAGCTCCACAGAGAGAAG CACACTCTGGAGACGGCTCTGCTGTCGGCGAGTCAGGAGATCGAGATGAGCGCTGAGACCTCGGCGGCGGTGCAGAGCGTCATACAGCAGCGGGACGTCCTGCAGAGCGGCCTGCTCAGCACCTGCAGAGAACTGTCCCGAGTAAACGCT GAGCTGGATCGGAGCTGGAGAGAGTATGATAAGCTGGAGGCTGATGTTACTCTGGCTAAGAGGAAcctgctggagcagctggaggcTCTCGGGAGTCCACAG ACGGAGCCGCCCAGTCAGCAGCACGTTCAGATTCAGAAGGAGTTGTGGAGAATTCAGGACGTGATGGAGGCGCTCGgtaaaaacaagccaaagagaaGCACAGAACCCA GTTTTCCAGGAGCAAATCCAATCTCCAGCCTTCAGAAAAGTGAG GAGTCCGACTCCGCCCCCCCGCGTCCTCCTCTCCCCCAGGTGTATGAGGGTGGTGATCGCCCGAGCGGGCACGCCCCGCCCTGCCCCGGCTCGGCCCCGCCCCCCACACCTCGCACCACCCCGCACCGGCCGGAGGACCGCAAAGCTGCCCAGAGAAACGGTGCCCACAGC GGTCCGGACTACAGGCTGTataagagtgaggtagtgagtgaggtagtgtgtgaggtgtgtgaggtagtgaggtag
- the plekha5 gene encoding pleckstrin homology domain-containing family A member 5 isoform X2, whose product MAADLKPDWLACLPSSWSYGVTRDGRVFFINEEAKSTTWLHPVTGEAVITGHRKTTDLPTGWEEGYTFEGARCFINHNERKVTCKHPVSGTPSQDNCIFVLNEHLSCGKLAAPVLNRPAPKAPASEKKERPTSTMSEASNYTGGSDYTTYPSSPTTSRPSRSSKKVHNFGKRSNSIKRNPNAPVVKSNWLYKQDSAGMKMWKKRWFVLCDMCLFYYRDEKEEGILGSILLPSFHISMLSVDDHISKKYAFKATHPNMRTYYFCTDTAKEMESWMKVMTDAALVHTEPVRRLEKVKVDPRSPQELNNMLNHRVLTRPEIQNNERNRESFRQEEKKQKPLEKQPSIREQERSFSSKDSQKEEKISLQRDGQKVSLQRDTERLVLQKDGDRYALQKDGERYTLQKDGEKYLLQKDGQKYTLHKNGERCSLQKDGENVLQKDGGRQKEREKTVLQKDREKPSFQQEGEKYGFQKETSSERPITKINTIKLQPVQSSTSSITSPITPTSAGSSSRQTHTPGPAGPAGGPSQYKAGQVNGEQGAEPDRTLSRSDSMQQLELWVRMQRNRAAPDDDTKSITSYQTLPRNMPSHRAQVVPRYPEGYRTLPRNLLRPDSICSVAGSLYDRALPPANADKRRSMRDDTMWQLYEWQQRQAHSRLGYGTLPSPKTMGRIAESIPSSPSHGSLSLYPSISPNRPFNPFSPINPLTPTNPLNPAPDVSSPVLRGDASIDRRHRAQLAKYSYLPDRRSSTAQNITPQSLQGKTPEELTLLLIKLRRQQAELNSVREHTLAQLMQLNLDTTNPKSEILSHHLQRNLMYMDSQMKENEPIIFMIHTMIENSAPRPQLYQQMSPEDYRENTYPYRPEELDVDTKLSRLCEQGKVVRTQEEKLQQLHREKHTLETALLSASQEIEMSAETSAAVQSVIQQRDVLQSGLLSTCRELSRVNAELDRSWREYDKLEADVTLAKRNLLEQLEALGSPQTEPPSQQHVQIQKELWRIQDVMEALGKNKPKRSTEPSFPGANPISSLQKSEESDSAPPRPPLPQVYEGGDRPSGHAPPCPGSAPPPTPRTTPHRPEDRKAAQRNGAHSGPDYRLYKSEPELTTVAEVDESNGEEKSEQSADKDPPGMPYPVGIVSPRTKSQMPESSTIASYVTLRKNKKPDPRTDRPHSAVEHMVEGARQRMSVEEQMERIRRHQQGALRERERRREEGALSHSHSFTKDHSYYYTLQTCSRSSMSAAEELEGRRKEVLPVGEAELMRRVATPKEKDQTEILKERKSPEIHLLRSPDHLTPLPTENSVQTAVMVRVGTEEEEEEEEEKLSDQNQDQIIKDSFDLTPSKLGTLVSVNSLSSPPASPGSSPPCPQLPDGSHFISATDITEH is encoded by the exons tcACAATGAGCGGAAAGTGACGTGTAAGCACCCGGTCTCCGGCACGCCCTCGCAGGATAACTGCATCTTTGTCCTCAACGAACA CCTGAGTTGTGGGAAACTTGCGGCCCCTGTGTTGAACAG gCCGGCTCCTAAAGCTCCCGCCAGCGAGAAGAAGGAGCGACCAACGAGCACCATGAGCGAAGCCTCCAACTACACCGGCGGCTCCGACTACACCACCTATCCCAGCAGCCCCACCACCTCCAGA CCGTCAAGATCCTCGAAAAAAGTCCATAATTTTGGGAAGAGGTCCAACTCGATAAAGAGAAACCCGAACGCTCCGGTGGTGAAAAGTAACTGGCTTTACAAACAG GACAGCGCTGGGATGAAGATGTGGAAGAAGAGGTGGTTTGTGCTGTGTGACATGTGTCTCTTCTATTATAGAG ATGAGAAGGAGGAGGGGATTCTGGGAAGTATCCTGTTACCCAGCTTCCACATCTCCATGCTGTCTGTAGACGATCACATCAGCAAGAAATACGCCTTCAAG GCTACACATCCGAACATGCGCACCTATTATTTCTGCACCGATACGGCAAAAGAGATGGAGTCCTGGATGAAGGTGATGACGGACGCAGCGCTCGTCCACACGGAGCCGGTCCGGAG GTTGGAAAAGGTGAAGGTAGATCCCCGCAGTCCACAGGAGCTTAACAACATGCTGAATCACAGAGTTCTGACCCGACCCGAGATCCAGAACAACGAGAGGAACCGCGAGAGTTTCCGTCAGGAGGAGAAGAAACAGAAACCTCTGGAGAAACAGCCGAGTATCAGAGAGCAGGAGAGAAGCTTCTCCTCTAAAGACTCCCAGAAAGAGGAGAAGATCTCTCTGCAGAGAGACGGACAGAAAGTGTCTCTGcagagagacacggagagactgGTGCTGCAGAAAGACGGGGACAGGTACGCTCTGCAGAAGGACGGAGAACGCTACACCCtccagaaagatggagagaaataCCTGCTGCAGAAAGACGGACAGAAATACACTCTTCATAAAAACGGAGAGAGGTGTTCTCTTCAAAAGGATGGAGAGAACGTTCTGCAGAAAGACGGAGGGAGACAGAAAGAACGAGAGAAGACGGTTCTGCAGAAAGATCGAGAGAAACCCAGTTTTCAGCAGGAAGGAGAGAAATACGGTTTTCAGAAAGAGACGAGTTCAGAGAGACCGATCACCAAAATCAACACCATCAAACTGCAGCCGGTTCagtcctccacctcctccatcaCCTCCCCCATCACCCCCACCTCCGCCGGGTCCTCCTCCCGCCAGACCCACACCCCCGGACCCGCGGGACCAGCAGGAGGTCCCTCTCAGTATAAAGCAGGACAGGTAAACGGGGAGCAGGGCGCTGAGCCTGACAGGACCCTCAGCAGGAGCGACTCCATGCAGCAGCTGGAGCTGTGGGTCCGAATGCAGCGCAACCGAGCCGCACCCGACGACGACACCAAGAG CATCACTTCTTATCAGACGCTGCCGAGGAACATGCCCAGTCACCGGGCGCAGGTGGTGCCGCGCTACCCTGAGGGATACCGGACGCTCCCGCGGAACCTGCTGCGTCCGGACAGTATCTGCAGCGTGGCGGGGTCTCTGTACGACCGGGCGCTGCCACCCGCCAACGCCGACAAGCGCCGCTCCATGCGGGACGACACCATGTGGCAGCTGTACGAGTGGCAGCAGCGGCAGGCGCACAGCCGGCTGGGATACGGGACGCTGCCCAGCCCCAAGACCATGGGGCGCATCGCCGAGTCCATCCCGTCCTCGCCGTCCCACGGCTCCCTGTCCCTGTACCCCTCCATCTCCCCCAACCGCCCCTTTAACCCCTTCAGCCCCATAAACCCCCTAACCCCCACCAACCCCTTAAACCCCGCCCCCGACGTCTCCTCACCCGTCCTCCGCGGAGACGCCAGCATCGACCGCCGCCACAGAGCCCAGCTCGCCAAG TACTCTTACCTGCCTGACCGCAGATCCTCAACAGCTCAGAACATCACACCTCAGTCCCTGCAGGGTAAAACG CCGGAGGAGCTGACCCTGCTGCTGATTAAACTGCGCCGGCAGCAGGCTGAGCTCAACAGCGTCCGAGAGCACACTCTCGCGCAGCTAATGCAGCTTAACCTCGACACCACCAACCCAAAG AGTGAGATTCTCTCCCACCACCTGCAGAGGAATCTCATGTATATGGACAGCCAG ATGAAGGAGAATGAGCCGATAATCTTCATGATTCACACTATGATTGAGAACTCTGCTCCAAGGCCTCAACTATACCAGCAA ATGAGTCCTGAAGATTACAGAGAAAACACTTACCCATACAGACCTGAGGAGCTGGATGTGGAC ACTAAACTGAGTCGACTGTGTGAACAGGGTAAAGTGGTCCGAACCCAAGAGGAGAAACTCCAGCAGCTCCACAGAGAGAAG CACACTCTGGAGACGGCTCTGCTGTCGGCGAGTCAGGAGATCGAGATGAGCGCTGAGACCTCGGCGGCGGTGCAGAGCGTCATACAGCAGCGGGACGTCCTGCAGAGCGGCCTGCTCAGCACCTGCAGAGAACTGTCCCGAGTAAACGCT GAGCTGGATCGGAGCTGGAGAGAGTATGATAAGCTGGAGGCTGATGTTACTCTGGCTAAGAGGAAcctgctggagcagctggaggcTCTCGGGAGTCCACAG ACGGAGCCGCCCAGTCAGCAGCACGTTCAGATTCAGAAGGAGTTGTGGAGAATTCAGGACGTGATGGAGGCGCTCGgtaaaaacaagccaaagagaaGCACAGAACCCA GTTTTCCAGGAGCAAATCCAATCTCCAGCCTTCAGAAAAGTGAG GAGTCCGACTCCGCCCCCCCGCGTCCTCCTCTCCCCCAGGTGTATGAGGGTGGTGATCGCCCGAGCGGGCACGCCCCGCCCTGCCCCGGCTCGGCCCCGCCCCCCACACCTCGCACCACCCCGCACCGGCCGGAGGACCGCAAAGCTGCCCAGAGAAACGGTGCCCACAGC GGTCCGGACTACAGGCTGTATAAGAGTGAGCCGGAGCTCACCACGGTGGCGGAGGTGGACGAGAGTAACGGGGAGGAGAAATCTGAACAGTCTGCTGATAAAGATCCTCCCG GAATGCCGTATCCTGTTGGGATCGTGAGCCCCAGGACTAAATCTCAGATGCCGGAGTCCTCCACCATCGCCTCGTACGTCACCCTGAGGAAGAACAAGAAACCTGACCCCAGAACA GACCGCCCCCACAGTGCGGTGGAGCACATGGTGGAGGGAGCTCGGCAGCGGATGAGTGTGGAGGAGCAGATGGAGAGAATCCGGCGGCACCAGCAGGGGGCGCTACGAGAGCgcgagaggaggagagaggagggAGCGCTCTCACACAGTCACTCCTTCACTAAAGACCATTCCTACTACTATACCCTGCAG ACGTGCTCGAGGAGCTCGATGTCGGCAGCTGAAGAGCTGGAGGGCAGAAGGAAGGAGGTGTTACCTGTAGGAGAGGCGGAGCTAATGAGACGAGTGGCCACGCCTAAAGAAAAG GATCAGACTGAGATTCTGAAAGAGAGGAAAAGCCCAGAGATCCACCTGCTGAGATCACCTGACCACCTCACACCCCTCCCCACTGAAAACAG TGTGCAGACAGCAGTAATGGTGCGAGTGGgaacggaggaggaggaggaggaggaagaggaaaagcTCTCTGATCAAAACCAAGATCAAATAATTAAAGACTCGTTTGATCTGACCCCCTCTAAACTCGGGACTCTGGTTTCAG TGAACAGCCTGTCCAGTCCTCCAGCGTCTCCCGGCTCGTCTCCTCCGTGTCCTCAGCTCCCCGACGGATCACACTTCAT ATCAGCCACTGACATCACTGAACATTAG
- the plekha5 gene encoding pleckstrin homology domain-containing family A member 5 isoform X24 gives MAADLKPDWLACLPSSWSYGVTRDGRVFFINEEAKSTTWLHPVTGEAVITGHRKTTDLPTGWEEGYTFEGARCFINHNERKVTCKHPVSGTPSQDNCIFVLNEHLSCGKLAAPVLNRPAPKAPASEKKERPTSTMSEASNYTGGSDYTTYPSSPTTSRPSRSSKKVHNFGKRSNSIKRNPNAPVVKSNWLYKQDSAGMKMWKKRWFVLCDMCLFYYRDEKEEGILGSILLPSFHISMLSVDDHISKKYAFKATHPNMRTYYFCTDTAKEMESWMKVMTDAALVHTEPVRRLEKVKVDPRSPQELNNMLNHRVLTRPEIQNNERNRESFRQEEKKQKPLEKQPSIREQERSFSSKDSQKEEKISLQRDGQKVSLQRDTERLVLQKDGDRYALQKDGERYTLQKDGEKYLLQKDGQKYTLHKNGERCSLQKDGENVLQKDGGRQKEREKTVLQKDREKPSFQQEGEKYGFQKETSSERPITKINTIKLQPVQSSTSSITSPITPTSAGSSSRQTHTPGPAGPAGGPSQYKAGQVNGEQGAEPDRTLSRSDSMQQLELWVRMQRNRAAPDDDTKSITSYQTLPRNMPSHRAQVVPRYPEGYRTLPRNLLRPDSICSVAGSLYDRALPPANADKRRSMRDDTMWQLYEWQQRQAHSRLGYGTLPSPKTMGRIAESIPSSPSHGSLSLYPSISPNRPFNPFSPINPLTPTNPLNPAPDVSSPVLRGDASIDRRHRAQLAKYSYLPDRRSSTAQNITPQSLQGKTPEELTLLLIKLRRQQAELNSVREHTLAQLMQLNLDTTNPKSEILSHHLQRNLMYMDSQMKENEPIIFMIHTMIENSAPRPQLYQQMSPEDYRENTYPYRPEELDVDTKLSRLCEQGKVVRTQEEKLQQLHREKHTLETALLSASQEIEMSAETSAAVQSVIQQRDVLQSGLLSTCRELSRVNAELDRSWREYDKLEADVTLAKRNLLEQLEALGSPQTEPPSQQHVQIQKELWRIQDVMEALGKNKPKRSTEPSFPGANPISSLQKSEESDSAPPRPPLPQVYEGGDRPSGHAPPCPGSAPPPTPRTTPHRPEDRKAAQRNGAHSGPDYRLYKSEVVSEVVCEVVCEVVR, from the exons tcACAATGAGCGGAAAGTGACGTGTAAGCACCCGGTCTCCGGCACGCCCTCGCAGGATAACTGCATCTTTGTCCTCAACGAACA CCTGAGTTGTGGGAAACTTGCGGCCCCTGTGTTGAACAG gCCGGCTCCTAAAGCTCCCGCCAGCGAGAAGAAGGAGCGACCAACGAGCACCATGAGCGAAGCCTCCAACTACACCGGCGGCTCCGACTACACCACCTATCCCAGCAGCCCCACCACCTCCAGA CCGTCAAGATCCTCGAAAAAAGTCCATAATTTTGGGAAGAGGTCCAACTCGATAAAGAGAAACCCGAACGCTCCGGTGGTGAAAAGTAACTGGCTTTACAAACAG GACAGCGCTGGGATGAAGATGTGGAAGAAGAGGTGGTTTGTGCTGTGTGACATGTGTCTCTTCTATTATAGAG ATGAGAAGGAGGAGGGGATTCTGGGAAGTATCCTGTTACCCAGCTTCCACATCTCCATGCTGTCTGTAGACGATCACATCAGCAAGAAATACGCCTTCAAG GCTACACATCCGAACATGCGCACCTATTATTTCTGCACCGATACGGCAAAAGAGATGGAGTCCTGGATGAAGGTGATGACGGACGCAGCGCTCGTCCACACGGAGCCGGTCCGGAG GTTGGAAAAGGTGAAGGTAGATCCCCGCAGTCCACAGGAGCTTAACAACATGCTGAATCACAGAGTTCTGACCCGACCCGAGATCCAGAACAACGAGAGGAACCGCGAGAGTTTCCGTCAGGAGGAGAAGAAACAGAAACCTCTGGAGAAACAGCCGAGTATCAGAGAGCAGGAGAGAAGCTTCTCCTCTAAAGACTCCCAGAAAGAGGAGAAGATCTCTCTGCAGAGAGACGGACAGAAAGTGTCTCTGcagagagacacggagagactgGTGCTGCAGAAAGACGGGGACAGGTACGCTCTGCAGAAGGACGGAGAACGCTACACCCtccagaaagatggagagaaataCCTGCTGCAGAAAGACGGACAGAAATACACTCTTCATAAAAACGGAGAGAGGTGTTCTCTTCAAAAGGATGGAGAGAACGTTCTGCAGAAAGACGGAGGGAGACAGAAAGAACGAGAGAAGACGGTTCTGCAGAAAGATCGAGAGAAACCCAGTTTTCAGCAGGAAGGAGAGAAATACGGTTTTCAGAAAGAGACGAGTTCAGAGAGACCGATCACCAAAATCAACACCATCAAACTGCAGCCGGTTCagtcctccacctcctccatcaCCTCCCCCATCACCCCCACCTCCGCCGGGTCCTCCTCCCGCCAGACCCACACCCCCGGACCCGCGGGACCAGCAGGAGGTCCCTCTCAGTATAAAGCAGGACAGGTAAACGGGGAGCAGGGCGCTGAGCCTGACAGGACCCTCAGCAGGAGCGACTCCATGCAGCAGCTGGAGCTGTGGGTCCGAATGCAGCGCAACCGAGCCGCACCCGACGACGACACCAAGAG CATCACTTCTTATCAGACGCTGCCGAGGAACATGCCCAGTCACCGGGCGCAGGTGGTGCCGCGCTACCCTGAGGGATACCGGACGCTCCCGCGGAACCTGCTGCGTCCGGACAGTATCTGCAGCGTGGCGGGGTCTCTGTACGACCGGGCGCTGCCACCCGCCAACGCCGACAAGCGCCGCTCCATGCGGGACGACACCATGTGGCAGCTGTACGAGTGGCAGCAGCGGCAGGCGCACAGCCGGCTGGGATACGGGACGCTGCCCAGCCCCAAGACCATGGGGCGCATCGCCGAGTCCATCCCGTCCTCGCCGTCCCACGGCTCCCTGTCCCTGTACCCCTCCATCTCCCCCAACCGCCCCTTTAACCCCTTCAGCCCCATAAACCCCCTAACCCCCACCAACCCCTTAAACCCCGCCCCCGACGTCTCCTCACCCGTCCTCCGCGGAGACGCCAGCATCGACCGCCGCCACAGAGCCCAGCTCGCCAAG TACTCTTACCTGCCTGACCGCAGATCCTCAACAGCTCAGAACATCACACCTCAGTCCCTGCAGGGTAAAACG CCGGAGGAGCTGACCCTGCTGCTGATTAAACTGCGCCGGCAGCAGGCTGAGCTCAACAGCGTCCGAGAGCACACTCTCGCGCAGCTAATGCAGCTTAACCTCGACACCACCAACCCAAAG AGTGAGATTCTCTCCCACCACCTGCAGAGGAATCTCATGTATATGGACAGCCAG ATGAAGGAGAATGAGCCGATAATCTTCATGATTCACACTATGATTGAGAACTCTGCTCCAAGGCCTCAACTATACCAGCAA ATGAGTCCTGAAGATTACAGAGAAAACACTTACCCATACAGACCTGAGGAGCTGGATGTGGAC ACTAAACTGAGTCGACTGTGTGAACAGGGTAAAGTGGTCCGAACCCAAGAGGAGAAACTCCAGCAGCTCCACAGAGAGAAG CACACTCTGGAGACGGCTCTGCTGTCGGCGAGTCAGGAGATCGAGATGAGCGCTGAGACCTCGGCGGCGGTGCAGAGCGTCATACAGCAGCGGGACGTCCTGCAGAGCGGCCTGCTCAGCACCTGCAGAGAACTGTCCCGAGTAAACGCT GAGCTGGATCGGAGCTGGAGAGAGTATGATAAGCTGGAGGCTGATGTTACTCTGGCTAAGAGGAAcctgctggagcagctggaggcTCTCGGGAGTCCACAG ACGGAGCCGCCCAGTCAGCAGCACGTTCAGATTCAGAAGGAGTTGTGGAGAATTCAGGACGTGATGGAGGCGCTCGgtaaaaacaagccaaagagaaGCACAGAACCCA GTTTTCCAGGAGCAAATCCAATCTCCAGCCTTCAGAAAAGTGAG GAGTCCGACTCCGCCCCCCCGCGTCCTCCTCTCCCCCAGGTGTATGAGGGTGGTGATCGCCCGAGCGGGCACGCCCCGCCCTGCCCCGGCTCGGCCCCGCCCCCCACACCTCGCACCACCCCGCACCGGCCGGAGGACCGCAAAGCTGCCCAGAGAAACGGTGCCCACAGC GGTCCGGACTACAGGCTGTataagagtgaggtagtgagtgaggtagtgtgtgag gtagtgtgtgaggtagtgaggtag